The sequence CCGCCTGCGCGCCGCCGTGGTGCGCAAAGGGGGGGCGGACGACCTCGTGAAGCGTGCGAGCCTGCTGCGCCGCGACTCCGTGCACGGCCAGTTCAACGGCATCATCACCATCGACGAGGAAGAGAACGCGATCATCGCCAACGGCAACATGATCCGCATCATCTACTCAGACGCCCCTGAAACCGTCGATTACACCCAGTACGGCATCCGCAACGCCATCGTCATCGACAACACCGGCAAGTGGCGCGACCGCGAAGGCCTCGGCCGTCACCTGAAGGCGCCGGGCGTCTCCCAGGTGCTCCTCACCGCGCCGGGCAAGGGTGACATCCCCAACGTGGTGTCCGGCATCAACAACGAGCTCATCGTGCCGGAAGAGACCATCTTCTCCGCGGCCAGCTGCACCACCAACGCCATCGTTCCCGTGCTGAAGGCGGTGAGCGACAAGTTCGGCATCGTGAGCGGTCACGTCGAAACCTGCCACTCCTACACCAACGACCAGAACCTGATCGACAACTACCACAAGGCGGACCGCCGCGGGCGGAGCGCCCCGCTCAACATGGTCATCACCGAGACCGGCGCAGCCAAGGCCGTCGCCAAGGTGCTTCCGGAGCTGACCGGCAAGCTGACCGGCAACGCGATCCGCGTCCCGACCCCGAACGTCTCGCTGGCGATCCTCAACCTGCAGCTCAAGGAGGAGACCGACGTGGAGACGCTGAACAGCTACCTGCGCGCCATCTCCCTCGACTCGCCGCTGCAGAACCAGATCGATTACACGAACTCCCCGGACGTCGTCTCCAGCGACTTCGTCGGTTCGCGTCACGCAGGCGTGGTCGACTCGCTCGCCACCATCGTGCAGGGCAACCGCTGCGTGCTCTACGTCTGGTACGACAACGAGTTCGGCTACAGCTGCCAGGTCGTGCGCATGGTCCAGAAGATGGCCGGCCTCGAGCTCCCCGCACTGCCGGCCTAAGAGCGACAGGAATAGTTGGAAAAGGAAGGGGCGTCCGGAAAGCGGGCGCCCCTTTTTC is a genomic window of Geomonas ferrireducens containing:
- a CDS encoding glyceraldehyde-3-phosphate dehydrogenase, producing MKIEKQEAYLKEWQGHEELAERMLPIIGHLYRDNNVVTTVYGRSLVNSPTIEILKAHRFARQILDGELTVQETFPVLEAVNKLDIAPARIDLGRLAVRYQSLQGKVSVDDFVASELASVNTGRTSILDEPQDIVLYGFGRIGRLLARILVEKSGSGEKLRLRAAVVRKGGADDLVKRASLLRRDSVHGQFNGIITIDEEENAIIANGNMIRIIYSDAPETVDYTQYGIRNAIVIDNTGKWRDREGLGRHLKAPGVSQVLLTAPGKGDIPNVVSGINNELIVPEETIFSAASCTTNAIVPVLKAVSDKFGIVSGHVETCHSYTNDQNLIDNYHKADRRGRSAPLNMVITETGAAKAVAKVLPELTGKLTGNAIRVPTPNVSLAILNLQLKEETDVETLNSYLRAISLDSPLQNQIDYTNSPDVVSSDFVGSRHAGVVDSLATIVQGNRCVLYVWYDNEFGYSCQVVRMVQKMAGLELPALPA